Proteins encoded in a region of the Dorea longicatena genome:
- a CDS encoding ASKHA domain-containing protein — protein MKRENLLEKLRKEGRFVENPCNGKGICGKCKVKILSGDAGKVTETERRFLSEEELARGIRLSCMVYPEEELEVETFKEEKKTEVLSEGYVPEFEKHTELKKQLIHIRKPNLKDQTSMEDQLLSQLENVEIPFSLLQHLELAEGTYTAVIWSEKSLMALEPGDQTDYLYGVAIDIGTTTVVTSLIDMMTGKELGTASRINAQKEFGLDVLTRISYETEHPEDGKEHLQKAIIDSINEMLDEVCRKPEVPGKGRIEKHDIYEITVAANCTMMHMLLGVSARSIGRAPYAPAFVKSKNLRAAEIGIQAGEGARLYCLPSVSAYIGADIVAGAYVCELREQQKNVLFIDIGTNGEIVFSDHGRLLSCSCAAGPALEGMNISSGMRAAAGAIEDVKITEQGVKLQIIGQEEYRQEEPEGVCGSGILAVVKELRRTGLIRKDGAFIKPKDISEEDYRYPMLELDGRKRKFKMTERLRITQGDVRQVQLAKGAILSGFYALLKKAGRTMEDLDQVMIAGQFGAHLPAESLIGTGILPKEVKDKLIYVGNSSKTGAYLALMSGKAKQEMEELAHHMEYMELGATEGYERLFADCLMFPDESEITE, from the coding sequence ATGAAAAGAGAAAATCTTCTGGAAAAATTAAGAAAAGAAGGAAGATTCGTAGAAAATCCGTGTAATGGAAAAGGAATCTGCGGAAAATGTAAAGTGAAAATATTAAGTGGTGACGCAGGTAAAGTCACAGAAACAGAAAGGCGCTTTTTAAGTGAAGAAGAACTGGCGCGGGGAATCCGGCTTTCCTGTATGGTCTATCCGGAAGAAGAATTAGAAGTGGAAACCTTTAAGGAAGAGAAAAAGACTGAAGTTCTTTCGGAAGGTTATGTTCCGGAATTTGAGAAGCATACAGAGCTCAAAAAGCAATTGATCCATATCAGAAAACCGAATCTGAAAGACCAAACATCCATGGAAGATCAGCTTCTGAGCCAGTTGGAAAATGTAGAGATTCCATTTTCGTTGCTACAGCATCTGGAATTAGCAGAAGGAACTTATACGGCAGTCATCTGGTCAGAGAAAAGCCTTATGGCACTTGAGCCCGGTGATCAGACAGATTATCTTTATGGTGTGGCAATTGATATCGGAACGACAACGGTAGTAACTTCACTGATTGATATGATGACAGGAAAAGAACTGGGAACCGCGTCAAGAATCAATGCTCAGAAGGAGTTTGGTCTGGATGTTCTGACCAGGATTAGTTATGAGACCGAGCATCCGGAAGATGGAAAAGAACATTTGCAGAAAGCGATTATAGATTCCATTAATGAAATGTTAGACGAAGTCTGCAGAAAACCAGAGGTGCCGGGAAAGGGCAGAATTGAGAAGCATGATATTTATGAGATTACGGTGGCGGCGAACTGTACGATGATGCATATGCTGCTTGGTGTATCTGCCAGATCTATCGGAAGAGCACCGTATGCTCCTGCATTCGTAAAATCAAAGAATCTGCGTGCAGCAGAGATCGGCATTCAGGCAGGAGAAGGTGCAAGGCTTTATTGTCTGCCATCGGTATCTGCTTATATCGGTGCGGATATTGTTGCGGGGGCATATGTCTGCGAACTCCGTGAGCAACAGAAGAATGTATTGTTTATAGATATCGGAACGAATGGAGAGATTGTGTTCTCAGATCATGGAAGGCTGCTTAGCTGTTCCTGTGCGGCAGGTCCGGCACTGGAAGGAATGAATATCAGTTCCGGCATGCGTGCGGCGGCCGGTGCGATCGAAGATGTAAAGATCACAGAACAGGGAGTGAAACTGCAGATAATCGGGCAGGAAGAATACCGGCAAGAGGAACCGGAAGGAGTCTGTGGTAGTGGAATCCTTGCGGTAGTAAAAGAACTTAGAAGAACCGGACTGATCCGGAAAGATGGTGCATTTATAAAGCCGAAGGATATCAGTGAAGAAGATTACCGTTATCCGATGTTAGAATTAGATGGCAGAAAGCGTAAATTCAAGATGACGGAAAGACTTAGAATCACACAGGGTGATGTCCGGCAGGTCCAGCTGGCAAAGGGGGCGATCCTTTCAGGATTCTATGCACTGTTGAAAAAGGCAGGAAGGACAATGGAAGATCTGGATCAGGTTATGATTGCCGGTCAGTTTGGAGCACATCTTCCGGCAGAAAGTCTGATCGGAACCGGAATATTACCGAAAGAAGTGAAAGACAAACTGATCTATGTGGGAAACTCTTCCAAAACAGGAGCTTATCTGGCATTGATGTCCGGTAAAGCGAAACAGGAGATGGAAGAACTGGCACATCATATGGAATATATGGAACTGGGAGCAACGGAAGGATATGAGCGACTGTTTGCAGATTGCCTGATGTTCCCGGATGAGTCGGAGATTACGGAATGA
- a CDS encoding corrinoid protein translates to MTTSKEELLNKLSECVLEMEDEEVVDVAEEYIEAGYPALDGIMEGLVDGMNKASELFEEEEYFVTDILLCSDAMYAGLEVLRPYLPDEEEQAAKPIAVIGVVEGDTHDIGKNLVKIMMETAGFEMHDLGRDVPAEEFVNQAEALKAQLVCISTLMTTTMSGMEDIIELLKERGIRDNVKVMVGGSPVSKKYANDIGADGYSVNAVEAVRVAKELLNIA, encoded by the coding sequence ATGACGACATCAAAGGAAGAATTATTGAATAAACTTTCAGAATGTGTTCTGGAAATGGAGGATGAAGAGGTTGTTGATGTAGCGGAAGAATATATTGAAGCAGGTTATCCGGCACTGGATGGAATCATGGAAGGTCTGGTAGATGGTATGAATAAGGCCAGTGAGTTGTTTGAAGAGGAAGAGTATTTTGTGACAGATATTCTGTTGTGTTCCGATGCAATGTATGCCGGACTGGAGGTATTAAGACCATATCTGCCGGATGAAGAGGAACAGGCTGCAAAACCGATTGCAGTTATCGGAGTGGTAGAAGGGGATACGCATGATATTGGAAAGAATCTGGTTAAGATTATGATGGAAACTGCAGGATTTGAGATGCATGATCTTGGAAGAGATGTGCCGGCGGAAGAATTTGTGAATCAGGCAGAAGCATTAAAGGCACAACTGGTGTGCATTTCCACATTGATGACGACCACAATGAGCGGTATGGAAGATATCATCGAACTTTTGAAAGAAAGAGGAATCCGGGATAATGTGAAAGTCATGGTCGGGGGAAGTCCGGTATCGAAGAAATATGCAAATGATATCGGAGCGGATGGCTATTCTGTTAATGCAGTAGAAGCAGTCAGAGTTGCAAAAGAATTACTGAATATTGCATAG
- a CDS encoding uroporphyrinogen decarboxylase family protein — MHKDDQMTPKERAFALFAGKPVDRMPIKLFSPYIGMNFGASYQDAFVEAKSRAHWLIESYKRFGQDGLSVNYRIDGIPVAFGAASTYDAFGIPIIKESVLENIGNVDQLDLEKLRFENDHNAQVAFDAVRYIQDELNDEIFTGVGLMGPFTTAANLAGTEKILRAMRKDKENLHKLLDFAADATIEVGRKFVENKIGIGLAEPTASLLSPKQFREFVIPYYVKVMDKWKEWGSHGSGFHICGDTTKLLETFPEMGIRGISIDSSVDIAYAKETVGDKLSIMGNVSPMEILNGTPESIEQAVIDCFRKCWDNPRGFTIAPGCDIPVTTSLENIDAYMRAARKCAKYPVQPSNWE, encoded by the coding sequence ATGCACAAAGATGATCAAATGACACCAAAGGAGCGTGCTTTCGCCCTCTTCGCCGGAAAACCTGTAGACCGTATGCCTATCAAGCTTTTTTCTCCGTACATCGGAATGAACTTTGGAGCATCTTACCAGGATGCTTTTGTAGAGGCGAAATCCCGTGCCCACTGGCTCATTGAAAGTTACAAACGTTTTGGTCAGGATGGCTTAAGCGTTAATTACCGTATCGATGGTATTCCGGTTGCGTTCGGTGCCGCATCTACTTATGATGCATTCGGAATTCCGATCATCAAGGAATCTGTTCTGGAAAATATCGGTAATGTTGACCAGTTAGATCTTGAAAAACTTCGTTTTGAAAATGACCATAATGCCCAGGTTGCTTTTGACGCCGTCCGCTATATCCAGGATGAATTGAATGATGAGATTTTCACCGGAGTAGGACTGATGGGACCATTTACGACCGCTGCCAACCTTGCCGGCACAGAAAAAATCTTAAGAGCTATGCGCAAAGACAAAGAGAATCTTCATAAGCTACTTGACTTTGCTGCTGACGCAACGATTGAAGTCGGACGCAAGTTCGTAGAAAATAAAATCGGTATCGGTCTTGCCGAACCGACTGCTTCTTTGTTATCACCAAAACAGTTCCGTGAATTTGTCATTCCATACTATGTAAAAGTTATGGATAAATGGAAAGAATGGGGCAGCCATGGTTCCGGCTTCCACATCTGCGGTGACACTACCAAACTCTTAGAAACCTTCCCTGAAATGGGTATCCGTGGCATCAGTATCGACAGTTCTGTTGATATCGCTTACGCAAAAGAAACAGTCGGCGATAAGCTTTCTATTATGGGAAATGTATCCCCTATGGAAATCTTAAACGGTACTCCTGAAAGTATCGAACAGGCTGTTATCGACTGCTTCCGCAAATGCTGGGACAACCCTCGCGGATTCACGATTGCACCTGGATGTGATATTCCGGTTACCACTTCTCTTGAAAATATCGATGCTTATATGCGTGCAGCAAGAAAATGCGCAAAATATCCGGTTCAGCCATCAAACTGGGAATAA
- the lpdA gene encoding dihydrolipoyl dehydrogenase, translating into MSGKYDVVVIGAGPGGYVAAIKAAKLGLKTAIIEERRAGGTCLNRGCIPAKAMIHASSLYREMQEAERFGISASDVTYDYGKIVAYKEETTDKLVQGVEQLLKANGVDVYDGKGTLLEEKKVRIRKEQEDVVLEGENIILASGSKPLILPIPGMDSERVLTSDALFAMKEAPKSLIIIGGGVISVEFATVYANLGCKITILEAMPKLVPNMDKEISQNLKMILKKRGIDIHTSAAVQGVTTEDGTCTCHYIEKDQEQEVTADYVLCAVGRCPNTDGLFGENVKPDMERGRVLVNANFESSIPGVYAIGDLIFGAQLAHAASAQGIVVAEKLAGKEPSIDLSIVPGCVYTDPEIASAGMTEDQAKENGIAVKCGKFIMSANGKSIITQEERGFIKVVADEATGKVLGAQMMCARATDMIGEFVTAITNGLTVEQMLKGMRSHPTYNEGIGEALEELEGGAVHVVPRKKK; encoded by the coding sequence ATGAGCGGAAAATATGATGTTGTGGTAATCGGCGCCGGACCGGGGGGATATGTGGCTGCGATCAAAGCTGCAAAGCTCGGGCTTAAGACGGCAATTATAGAAGAACGAAGAGCCGGTGGAACCTGTCTGAACCGTGGATGTATTCCGGCAAAAGCAATGATCCATGCGTCTTCGTTATACAGAGAAATGCAGGAGGCAGAACGGTTCGGAATATCAGCTTCGGATGTAACATATGATTATGGAAAAATTGTTGCTTATAAAGAAGAAACAACGGACAAACTGGTGCAGGGAGTCGAGCAACTTCTGAAGGCAAATGGCGTAGACGTATACGATGGAAAAGGTACGCTTCTGGAAGAAAAGAAAGTGCGGATCAGGAAAGAACAGGAAGATGTTGTGCTAGAAGGGGAAAATATTATCCTTGCCAGCGGTTCCAAACCATTAATACTTCCAATTCCAGGAATGGATAGTGAAAGAGTCCTGACCAGTGATGCACTCTTTGCGATGAAAGAAGCTCCGAAGAGTCTGATCATTATCGGAGGCGGTGTTATCAGTGTGGAATTTGCCACAGTATATGCGAACCTTGGATGCAAGATTACAATCCTGGAAGCAATGCCAAAGTTAGTACCGAATATGGATAAAGAGATCAGTCAGAATCTGAAGATGATCTTGAAAAAGAGAGGTATTGATATTCATACTTCGGCTGCAGTACAGGGGGTAACAACAGAAGACGGAACCTGTACCTGTCACTATATAGAGAAGGATCAGGAACAGGAAGTAACGGCAGATTACGTTTTGTGTGCAGTAGGACGTTGCCCGAATACGGATGGTCTGTTTGGGGAAAATGTAAAACCAGATATGGAGCGCGGCCGTGTGCTGGTGAATGCGAACTTTGAATCCAGCATCCCGGGGGTCTATGCAATCGGTGATCTGATCTTTGGTGCACAGCTTGCACATGCGGCAAGTGCCCAGGGAATCGTGGTAGCAGAAAAACTTGCCGGAAAAGAACCATCCATAGATCTGAGTATTGTTCCGGGATGTGTCTATACAGATCCGGAGATCGCATCTGCAGGAATGACAGAAGATCAGGCAAAAGAAAATGGAATTGCTGTAAAATGCGGCAAGTTCATCATGAGTGCAAATGGAAAATCTATCATTACGCAGGAAGAACGGGGCTTCATCAAAGTCGTAGCAGACGAAGCAACCGGCAAGGTCCTGGGAGCTCAGATGATGTGTGCCAGAGCAACGGATATGATCGGAGAATTTGTGACTGCAATTACAAATGGGCTGACTGTAGAGCAGATGCTTAAAGGAATGCGGTCGCATCCGACTTATAATGAAGGAATCGGGGAAGCACTCGAGGAACTCGAAGGCGGCGCAGTGCATGTGGTGCCGAGGAAGAAAAAATAA
- a CDS encoding methylcobamide--CoM methyltransferase, which yields MNEKERLKKALHHEKTDRPPCICPGGMMNMITTDLMDKSGITWPEAHLNAEMMADLAQANYENGCFENVGVPFCMTIEAESMGAKVTLGDRVHEPHVTEYALHSVKEWEKIRPMDMNYGRVKVVLDAIRILKSRNLDVPIIGNITGPVSTASSVMEPVIFYKELRKKKEDAHKYMELVADEIIRFARAQIDAGADIIAISDPSGTGEILGPKLFEEYAVHYINRIIDHLQAEKMGVIVHICGQMRNVYAQVEMIHSDVLSFDSCVAMSDAKKHLKKHVLMGNVSTWTLEFGNPEKVEQLAVKCWRDGSGIISPACGLGTKSPLTNIQAIRLGIRKATEEKVEV from the coding sequence ATGAATGAAAAAGAAAGACTAAAAAAAGCGTTACATCATGAAAAGACAGACCGGCCGCCATGTATCTGTCCGGGCGGAATGATGAATATGATCACGACAGATTTGATGGACAAATCTGGGATTACATGGCCGGAAGCACATCTGAATGCAGAGATGATGGCGGATCTTGCACAGGCCAATTATGAAAATGGCTGTTTTGAGAATGTAGGTGTTCCATTCTGCATGACGATCGAGGCAGAGTCCATGGGTGCAAAAGTCACATTGGGAGACAGGGTGCATGAGCCGCATGTGACAGAATATGCCTTGCATTCGGTGAAAGAATGGGAGAAAATCAGGCCGATGGATATGAATTACGGGAGAGTCAAGGTTGTACTGGATGCAATTCGCATTTTGAAATCGAGGAATCTGGATGTGCCGATCATTGGAAATATTACAGGACCGGTCAGTACAGCAAGCTCGGTAATGGAACCGGTGATATTTTATAAAGAACTGCGTAAGAAAAAAGAAGATGCCCATAAATATATGGAACTGGTAGCAGATGAGATCATCCGTTTTGCGAGAGCGCAGATTGATGCAGGGGCGGATATTATAGCAATTTCGGATCCGAGTGGAACAGGAGAGATTTTGGGACCAAAATTATTCGAGGAATATGCGGTGCACTACATTAACCGTATCATTGATCATCTCCAGGCAGAAAAGATGGGTGTGATCGTACATATCTGCGGGCAGATGAGAAATGTGTATGCGCAGGTGGAAATGATCCATTCGGATGTGCTGAGTTTTGATTCCTGTGTAGCGATGAGCGATGCGAAGAAGCATTTGAAAAAGCATGTGCTGATGGGAAATGTCAGCACATGGACACTGGAATTTGGGAATCCGGAGAAAGTGGAACAGTTAGCAGTCAAATGTTGGAGAGATGGTTCCGGGATTATTTCACCGGCATGTGGTCTGGGAACAAAATCACCACTTACGAATATTCAGGCAATCAGATTGGGAATCCGGAAAGCAACAGAAGAAAAAGTTGAAGTCTGA
- the glgB gene encoding 1,4-alpha-glucan branching protein GlgB: MDFYGFYTGKIFDAYEFLGAHPDKDGTTFRTFAPAASRITVIGEFNDWQEWELNKTYDGNFWECYAKGAKPGMMYKYRIYRQDGNCVEHCDPYGFGMELRPNFASIIRDLSHYKFKDSKWMQKRSVCKDKPLNIYELHFGSFKKPSEKADDWYTYVEMIDILIPYLKENDYNYIEIMPLSEHPCDESWGYQNTGFFSPTSRYGTAEELMKFIDACHKNDIGVIMDFVPVHFAVDHYALADYDGTSLYEYPHQDVGVSEWGSCNFMHSRGEVRSFLQSAANYWLSVYHVDGIRMDAISRIIYWQGEPARGVNNNAVDFIREMNRGLKTLHPTVMLSAEDSTSFEGVTKPADQGGLGFDYKWDMGWMNDTLDYFRTAPEYRSRDYHKLTFSMMYYYNDVFLLPLSHDEVVHGKATIAQKMHGEYEEKFPQARAFYMYMYAHPGKKLNFMGNEIGQLREWDEKREQDWDILKYPIHDAFHHFMQKLNHLYMTTPALSAKDYENAGFHWLDCHQEERCIYAFERTDGKERIAAVFNFSDEDQKGYELPVEDAKELEVILASDDVTFGGSKKYTKKKVKVTDGKAVLDLSAYSAVYFGI, translated from the coding sequence ATGGATTTTTACGGATTTTACACAGGAAAAATATTCGACGCCTATGAATTTCTCGGCGCACACCCGGACAAAGACGGAACCACATTCCGTACCTTTGCACCTGCTGCATCACGCATTACAGTCATTGGGGAATTTAACGACTGGCAGGAATGGGAACTTAATAAAACTTATGACGGAAATTTCTGGGAATGTTATGCCAAAGGTGCAAAGCCTGGCATGATGTACAAATACCGCATCTACAGACAGGACGGAAACTGCGTAGAGCACTGCGATCCTTACGGCTTCGGCATGGAACTCCGTCCGAACTTCGCGTCTATCATCCGCGACCTGTCCCATTACAAATTCAAAGACAGCAAATGGATGCAGAAGCGTTCAGTATGCAAGGACAAACCACTCAATATCTACGAACTGCATTTCGGCTCATTTAAGAAGCCTTCTGAAAAGGCAGACGACTGGTACACTTATGTAGAAATGATCGACATCCTGATCCCTTATCTTAAGGAAAATGATTATAACTATATCGAGATCATGCCGCTCAGCGAACACCCGTGTGACGAATCCTGGGGATATCAGAATACTGGATTCTTCAGCCCGACATCACGCTATGGAACTGCCGAAGAACTGATGAAATTCATTGATGCCTGCCACAAGAACGACATCGGTGTGATCATGGATTTCGTGCCGGTACATTTTGCCGTTGATCACTATGCACTGGCCGATTATGACGGAACTTCACTTTATGAATATCCACATCAGGATGTTGGTGTCAGCGAATGGGGAAGCTGCAACTTCATGCATTCCAGAGGCGAGGTTCGAAGCTTCCTGCAGTCTGCTGCGAACTACTGGTTAAGCGTATATCATGTGGACGGAATCCGTATGGATGCAATCAGCCGTATCATTTACTGGCAGGGTGAACCGGCAAGAGGTGTCAACAATAATGCAGTAGACTTTATTCGTGAAATGAACCGCGGATTAAAAACACTGCACCCGACAGTTATGCTCTCTGCCGAGGATTCTACTTCTTTCGAAGGCGTAACAAAACCTGCTGATCAAGGCGGACTTGGATTCGATTACAAATGGGATATGGGCTGGATGAACGATACACTTGACTACTTCCGCACCGCACCGGAATACAGAAGCCGCGATTATCACAAGCTTACGTTCTCCATGATGTACTATTATAACGATGTTTTCCTTCTTCCGCTTTCACATGACGAGGTGGTTCACGGAAAGGCAACCATCGCCCAGAAAATGCATGGAGAATACGAAGAGAAATTCCCACAGGCACGTGCCTTCTATATGTACATGTATGCACATCCTGGAAAGAAATTAAACTTCATGGGGAATGAGATCGGACAACTCCGTGAATGGGATGAAAAACGTGAACAGGACTGGGATATCCTGAAGTATCCAATTCACGATGCATTCCATCACTTCATGCAGAAACTGAATCATCTGTATATGACAACTCCGGCTCTTTCCGCAAAAGACTATGAAAACGCCGGTTTCCATTGGCTGGACTGTCATCAGGAAGAACGCTGTATCTATGCTTTTGAAAGAACGGATGGCAAAGAACGTATTGCCGCTGTCTTTAATTTCTCGGATGAGGATCAGAAAGGCTATGAACTTCCGGTGGAAGATGCGAAAGAACTGGAAGTGATTCTGGCTAGTGATGATGTAACATTTGGAGGAAGTAAGAAGTATACGAAGAAGAAAGTGAAGGTTACGGATGGGAAAGCTGTGCTGGATCTTTCGGCGTATTCAGCAGTGTATTTTGGGATTTAA
- a CDS encoding lipoate--protein ligase, whose protein sequence is MVTKLTYIESDQVNPYKNLAVEEYLLLHCEDKECILYLWQNQNTVVIGRNQNAWKECKVTKLEEENGHLARRLSGGGAVYHDLGNLNFTFLVNKDEYSLEKQLQVIINAMGRLGLKAEKSGRNDILIDGKKFSGNAFYEQEKHCYHHGTIMVDVNKEILSRYLTVSKDKLKSKGVDSVKSRVTNLREYLPELTLEELKKALRESFEEVYNLKSEEKKMEDLDADEVEEKKAHFSSWKWLYGRKLDFQYELSHRFAWGGITMQFQVDAGKIKDVEVYSDALNIELAEAIPKFLKGIKYRKETMCVQLGLFWSKDENVENMMNDVIAWIQETDL, encoded by the coding sequence ATGGTCACAAAGCTTACATATATAGAAAGCGATCAGGTGAACCCATATAAGAATCTTGCAGTGGAGGAGTATTTACTCCTCCACTGTGAGGATAAAGAGTGTATTTTGTATCTCTGGCAGAATCAGAATACCGTTGTAATCGGGCGTAACCAGAACGCATGGAAAGAATGTAAAGTTACAAAATTAGAAGAAGAGAATGGTCATCTTGCGAGAAGACTTTCCGGTGGCGGAGCAGTCTATCATGATCTGGGAAATCTGAACTTTACATTTTTGGTAAATAAAGATGAATATAGTCTGGAAAAACAGTTACAGGTAATCATAAATGCAATGGGACGGTTGGGATTGAAAGCAGAAAAATCCGGAAGAAACGACATCCTGATCGATGGAAAGAAATTCTCCGGTAATGCATTTTATGAGCAGGAAAAACACTGCTATCATCACGGAACCATTATGGTAGATGTAAACAAGGAAATACTGTCCCGGTATCTGACCGTATCCAAAGATAAGTTGAAATCCAAAGGTGTGGATTCTGTGAAATCCAGAGTGACAAATCTGAGGGAATATCTTCCGGAACTGACACTGGAAGAGTTAAAGAAGGCACTTCGCGAATCTTTTGAAGAGGTTTATAATCTGAAATCGGAAGAAAAGAAGATGGAAGATTTGGATGCAGATGAGGTTGAAGAAAAGAAAGCACATTTTTCATCCTGGAAATGGCTGTATGGAAGAAAACTGGACTTCCAGTACGAGCTGAGTCACAGATTTGCATGGGGCGGGATTACTATGCAGTTTCAGGTAGATGCAGGAAAGATCAAGGATGTGGAAGTCTATTCCGATGCGCTGAACATTGAACTGGCGGAGGCAATTCCAAAATTTTTAAAAGGAATCAAATACCGAAAAGAAACCATGTGTGTGCAGCTTGGATTATTCTGGTCGAAGGATGAGAATGTCGAAAATATGATGAATGATGTGATTGCCTGGATTCAGGAAACGGATTTATAA
- a CDS encoding methylcobalamin--coenzyme M methyltransferase: MIQDFKCTYGNSAGIREAVTNRTNLTFPDAYKHAETMAELAQVLKECDKAPFCELPFCHTVEAEAMGGIINYGNEKTGPRAKEYLCTDIEEILELPAIDFGKGRIQEVLKACRILHEKGEHIVFEVSGPLTILNVLIDPKYVFKGMRKKPEFMERIFAKLGKEILAYMKLAKEQGADFISYADSSGGVNILGPKMAEQMVDLFTYDFVKQAGKLADEHTMILLCPKTTFALLGTGKAKLIDCQIHDDRSQEEDSLSYAEACIRMKGKIRFAGQMCIKNLDYRMKNGIMKEVHIL, from the coding sequence ATGATTCAGGATTTTAAATGTACATATGGAAATTCAGCAGGCATCCGTGAAGCGGTAACAAATCGAACAAATCTGACGTTCCCGGATGCATATAAGCATGCGGAAACGATGGCAGAACTGGCGCAAGTACTTAAGGAATGTGACAAGGCGCCGTTCTGTGAACTTCCGTTTTGCCATACCGTTGAAGCAGAGGCGATGGGCGGGATCATTAATTATGGAAATGAGAAGACCGGACCGAGAGCGAAAGAATATCTGTGTACGGATATAGAAGAAATATTAGAACTTCCGGCAATTGATTTCGGAAAAGGGAGAATACAGGAGGTTTTAAAAGCCTGCCGTATATTGCATGAAAAAGGAGAACACATTGTATTTGAAGTCTCAGGACCTCTGACGATATTGAATGTTCTGATCGATCCTAAGTATGTATTCAAAGGAATGCGGAAAAAACCGGAATTTATGGAACGGATATTTGCGAAGTTAGGAAAAGAGATACTTGCTTATATGAAACTAGCGAAAGAACAAGGGGCAGACTTTATCAGTTATGCGGATTCTTCCGGTGGTGTCAACATTCTGGGACCGAAAATGGCCGAACAGATGGTGGATCTTTTTACTTATGATTTTGTAAAACAGGCGGGAAAACTGGCAGATGAGCATACAATGATTCTGCTCTGTCCGAAGACGACATTCGCACTTCTTGGAACGGGGAAAGCGAAATTAATTGATTGCCAGATTCATGATGATAGAAGTCAGGAAGAAGATTCATTAAGTTATGCGGAAGCATGCATTCGGATGAAAGGGAAAATACGTTTTGCAGGACAGATGTGCATAAAAAATCTGGATTATAGGATGAAGAATGGAATTATGAAGGAAGTCCACATACTATAA